CTCTCCGTGTGATCTATTCGCAGGCATTTAAGTTGTGTTGCCGTTGAGATAGATTCTGACTGTGAGGAAACTTTTCGTATATTGGAGAGAGTCTGGATTTTTCGTCCGGCAAAGACGAAGGCAACCCGTAGGGGTTTGTCTGACAAACCCTCCCGGATTGGGGTCGCGCCCCTATGAAAACAGGCGGATGAAGATGATGGTGCTGCGGGGCTTTTCGGGCCCGTCGACGCCGACAGGAATCTGCGTCTGTGTTGGTTAACGTCAACCAAGTGAGGAACTTTAGGGTCGAATCGAAATATTTTTCGATTTTTTTACTACCCTTCCCGCTCCTACAAACCGTTATCGGATGGCTTTTCGCAAACTTTAGGGCTGCCTGCAAAATTTTTTCGACCCAATCCCGGTCATCTGGATGGGTTATCGGACGGGTTTTGGGGAACTTTAGGGTGTTTCGAAAAAATTTTTAGCAATGCATTTCTTGCTACACTGCCGGCTTCGCGCATTCATTTATCCATACAAGCATGCACGCTCCAACCCTTTGGGATATCAGTCCGACGATCTCGGCCGGCATCCCGGTCTGGCCCGGCGATACCCCGTTCGCGTCCAGTCCGACCTGGGAAATCCGGGACGGGTGCCCGGTTCATGTCAGCCGCATGAGCATGACCACCCACCTGGGCACCCACACCGATGCGCCATCCCATTACGACCCGGCGGGCCGCGCCATCGACGCCGTCGACCTTGCACCCTACCTCGGCCCCTGCAGGGTGATCCACTGCATCGGCGCGCGGACGGTGCGCCCGCAGGACATCGAGGCCGGATTGGAGAACACGCCGCCGCGGGTGCTGCTGCGCACCTACGCCAGCGCGCCGCAGCAAGCCTGGGACCCGGCCTTCCCGGCCATCGCCCCCGAGACCATCGCCCTGCTGGCCTCGAAAGGCGTCGTGCTGGTCGGTACCGACGCCGCTTCGCTCGACCCGCAGGACTCGAAGACCCTGGACGCCCACCACGCGGTGCGCCGCCACGGCCTGGCGATCCTGGAAGGCGTGGTCCTGGATGCCGTCCCGCCCGGCGACTACGAATTGATCGCCCTGCCCCTGAAACTGGCCGGCATGGACGCCAGCCCGGTACGCGCGATCCTGCGCGCCCTGCCCAAGGAAACCGTATGAGCACCACCGTTAACATCTCCTCGCGCGCCGACTGCGCCCTACTGGACGCCCGGGACCCGCTGGCCCTGCTGCGCGACCGCTTCGAACTGCCCGAAGGCGTGATTTACCTGGACGGCAATTCGCTCGGCGCCCGTCCGCGCGCGGCGCTGGCCCGCGTGCACGAGGTGGTGGCCCTGGAATGGGGCCAGGACCTGATCAAGAGCTGGAACAGCGCCGGCTGGTTCGAGATGCCCAAGCGCCTCGGCGACCGCCTTGCCCCGATCATCGGCGCCGAGGCCGGCGAAGTGGCCGTCACCGACACCACCTCGCTGAACCTGTTCAAGGCCCTGGCCGCGGCGCTCGAGATCCAGCGCCAGCGCGCGCCTGAAAAGAAGCTCATCGTCACCGAGCGCAGCAACTTCCCGACCGATATCTATATGGCGGACGGCCTGGCGCGCTGGCTGGAGCGCGGCTACGCGATCCGCCTGGTCGACAGCGTGGACGAACTGCCCGCCGCCGTGGACGCCAGCTGCGCGGTCCTGATGCTGACCCACGTGAACTACCGCACCGGCTGGCAGCACGACATGGCGCTGCTGTCCCGCCATGCCCACGAAGCCGGCGCGCTGGCGGTCTGGGACCTGGCCCACTCGGCCGGCGCGGTGCCGCTCGACCTGCACGGCGCCGGAGCTGACTTCGCGGTCGGCTGCACTTATAAATACCTGAATGGCGGCCCCGGCGCGCCGGCCTTCATCTGGGTGCCGAAGAGGCACCAGGCCGCCTTCAGCCATCCGCTGACCGGCTGGTGGAGCCATGCCGCGCCGTTCGCGATGTCGCACGGCTTCACTCCGGCGGACGGCATCGGCCGCGCCCTGTGCGGCACCCAGCCGGTGACCTCGCTGGCGATGGTCGAATGCGGGCTGGAGATCTTCGAAGAGACCGACATGGCGGCGATCCGTACCAAGTCGCTGGCCCTCACCGACCTGTTCATCGCCCTGGTCGAGGCGCGCTGCGCCAGCCACCCGCTGGGACTGGTGACGCCGCGCGAGCATGCCCGCCGCGGCAGCCAGGTCAGCGTCACCCATCCGCAGGGCTATGCGGTGATGCAGGCCCTGATCGAGCGCGGCGTGATCGGCGACTACCGCGAGCCGGAGATCATGCGCTTCGGCTTCACGCCGCTGTACACGACCTATTGCGATGTCTGGGATGCGGTCGAGATCCTGCGCGATATCCTCGACCGGGGCAGCTACGACGCCAGCGCGGCGCGCAGCGCGGTGACCTGAACGGGAGCGGACATGAGCGAAGAAACGAAGGCACAGGCTACGGGCGCCGAGTGGCACGGCGCCAAGATGGACTTCAGCAAGTCCATGAGCTACGGCGACTACCTGGGCCTGGACCAGATCCTGACCGCCCAGCATCCGCTGTCGCCGAACCACAACGAGATGCTGTTCATCATCCAGCACCAGACCAGCGAGCTGTGGATCAAGCTGATGCTGCACGAGCTGCAGGCGGTGCGCGTGCAGATCCGCCAGGACGAGCTGCCGCCGGCCTTCAAGATGCTGGCCCGGGTGGCGCGCATCATGGACCAGCTGGTGCACGCCTGGGACGTGCTGGCGACCATGACCCCGCCCGAGTACACGGCGATCCGGCCCTACCTCGGCGCCTCGAGCGGCTTCCAGTCCTTCCAGTACCGCGAGCTCGAGTTCATCCTCGGGAACAAGAACGCGAACATGCTGGCCGTGCACCAGGTCTCGCCCGGGCACCACGCCCTGCTCGAACGCGAGCTGCACGCGCCCTCGATCTACGACGAAGCGGTGCGCCTGCTGGCGCGCAGCGGGCTGCCGGTCTCGCAGGCGCGCCTGGACGCCGACCCGACCAGGCCGACGGTCCACGACGATTCCGTGCTGGCGGCCTGGCTCGAGGTCTACCGCGACCCCGAGCACCACTGGGCGCTGTACGAGCTGGCCGAGAAGCTGGTCGACCTGGAGACCGCCTTCCGCACCTGGCGCTTCCGCCACGTCTCGACGGTCGAGCGCATCATCGGCTTCAAGACCGGCACCGGCGGCACGGCCGGGGTCAGCTATCTGCGCAAGATGCTGGATGTGGTACTGTTTCCCGAACTGTTCGCCCTGAGGACTGCTTTATGAGATGCGACATCCTGATCGTCAGCGGCCTGTGGAACTCCGGCCCGCAGCACTGGCAGACCCACTGGGAACGCAAGTACTCGAAATGGGAACGCGTCGCGCACCGCGACTGGCAGGCGCCAAGCCGTGACGAATGGGTGGCGGAACTGGACGCGGCGATCGCCGCCTGCGACGGCCGGCCGATCCTGGTCGCGCACAGCCTGGGCTGCATGCTGGTGGCCCAGTGGGCGCAAAGCGGTTCGCCGCTGAACGTGGCCGGCGCCTTCCTGGTGGCGCCCAGCGACGTCGAAGCGCCCTCCTATCCGGTGCCCGCCAACGGCTTCGCGCCGATCCCGATGAACCGGCTTCCCTTCCCTTCCGTGGTGGTGGCCAGCACCAATGACGCGTACGCGGCGATCGAACGCTCGCGCGCCTTCGCGCAGGCCTGGGGCAGCAGGCTGGTCGAGATCGGCGACGCGGGCCACATCAATGCCGATACCGGCTACGGCCCCTGGCCGGAAGGCGAACGGATGCTGGAGGAGTTCTGCTCCAACCTGCATCCCTGAACGCCACGGCGGCCGGCAAGGCCGCGCTCGACCGACCGTTCTCGCTCTACCTGGATCTGGTGCGCACCCTGGCCGCCTGCGCGGTCGTGATGGCGCACTTCCGCTATTTCCGTATTTTCGACGATGCCCAGATCGCGCGCACCGCCGACCTCGGGCGCGAAGCCGTGATCGCCTTCTTCGTGCTGTCCGGCTTCGTGATCGCCTACAGCGCCGAACAGCGCAACCGCACGCTGGGCGACTATGCGTCGGCCCGCTGCGCGCGCCTGTATTCGGTGGTGCTGCCGGTGCTGCTGCTGGCCTTCGGCCTGGCGGCCCTCGCCATCCGCCTGGGCGTGCACGTGAACGGCGCTTACCAGCTGGGCAAGCCCTGGCTCTACATCCCCTTCCACCTGCTGTTCCTGGGCGAACTGTGGGGTTTCGTGGAAGCGCCGCCCTGGCTGCTGCCTTACTGGTCGCTGAACTACGAAGCCTGGTACTACATCCTGTTCGGGGCGATGCACTACCTGAAGGGCCGCCGGCGCCTGCTGGGCCTGGCCGTGTTCGCCGCGATGGGCCCCAAGCTGTGGCTGCTGCTGCCCTTGTGGCTGTCCGGCGTCTGGCTGTACCGCTGGCAGAAGACCCATGTCATCGGGCGCAGCGCCGCCCGGGCCGGCTGGGCGCTGTCGCTGGTCCTGCTGGGCCTGTGGGCCTGGTACGACCCGGCGCCCGGGCTGCGCCTGGTCGCGCAAGCCGCCTGGCCCTTCTCCGGCATCCGCATGGGCAGCGCCGACCGCGTGCTGGCCGATTACGCCGTCGGCCTCCTGGTGCTGATGAATTTCGCCTGCGCCCGCCATGCCGGCTTCGGGCTGCTGGCGCGGGCCGCGCGGCCGGTCCGCTTTCTCTCCGCGCATACCTTCACGCTCTACCTGTCGCACAGCCTGGTGATCTGCGCCTGGCAGGCGCTGGTCGTGTTCCGGCGCGGCGATCCGGCGGTGCTGGCGGGGCTCGCGCTGGCGATCCTGGCGGTGGCCGGCGCGCTGCAGCCGCTGACCGACCTCCTCTACAAGCGCCTGCGCGGCTGAAAAAAAATGGCCGGGTTGCCCCGGCCATCATGACTCCGGCGGATGCCGGTATAGGTTACTTGGCGCCGCCCAGCAGCATCTCGTTCAGGCGCTTCACGAAAGCCGCCGGATCCGTCAGGCTGCCGCCCTCGGCCAGCATGGCCTGGTCGAACAGGATATGGGCCCAGTCGGCAAAGCGCGGGCTGGCGCCGTCTTCGTACTTCAGGCGCGTCACCAGCGGGTGGTTCGGATTGATCTCGAGGATGGGCTTCGATTCCGGCGCGTCCTGGCCGGCCGCCTTCAGCATGCGCACCAGGTTGGCCGACAGTTCGTGCTCGTCCGCCACCAGGCAGGCCGGCGAGTCGGTCAGGCGGAAGGTCACGCGCACGTCCTTGGCCTTGTCCGCCAGCGCACCCTTCATCTTCTCGACCAGGTCCTTGTACTGGGTCTCGGTCTCTTCGTGTTCCTTCTTCTCGGCCTCGTCTTCCAGCTTGCCCAGGTCCAGGCCGCCCTTGGCGACCGACACCAGTTCCTTGCCGTCGAAGTCGTTCAGGAAGGACAGCATCCACTCGTCGACGCGGTCGGTCAGCAGCAGCACTTCGACGCCCTTCTTGCGGAAGATCTCCAGGTGCGGGCTGTTCTTCGCCGCGGTGTAGCTGTCGGCGGTGACGTAGTAGATCTTCTCCTGGCCTTCCTTCATGCGCGACACGTAGTCGGCGAAGGACACGGTCTGCTCGCTCGAGTCGGCACTGGTCGAGGCGAAGCGCAGCAGCTTGGCGATGCGGTCCTTGTTGGTGGCGTCCTCGCCGATGCCTTCCTTCAGCACCTGGCCGAACTCCTTCCAGAAGGTCGCGTACTTGTCCTTGCCTTCCTGCTCTTCCGAATTCGCCATCTCTTCCAGCATGCCCAGCACGCGCTTGGTCGAGCCTTCGCGGATCACGCGCACGTCGCGCGACTCCTGCAGGATCTCGCGCGAGACGTTCAGCGGCAGGTCGTTCGAATCGATCACGCCCTTCACGAAGCGCAGGTAGACCGGCATCAGCTGCTCGGCATCGTCCATGATGAACACGCGCTTCACGTACAGCTTGATGCCGCCGCGCTTGTTGCGGTCCCACAGGTCGAAGGGCGCGTGGCCCGGCACGTACAGCAGCTGGGTGTATTCGCTGCGGCCTTCGACGCGGTTATGCGTGTAGGCCAGCGGCGCCTGGAAATCGTGCGAGACGTGCTTGTAGAACTCTTCGTACTGTTCCGGCGTGATGTCCGACTTCGAGCGGGCCCACAGCGCGCTGGCCTGGTTCACGGTCTCGAATTCGTCCTTGACGACGGTTTCCTTCTTCTCTTCGTCCCACTCTTCCTTCTTCATCACGATCGGCAGGGAGATGTGGTCCGAATACTTGCGGATGATGGACTTCAGCTTCCACGACGACAGCAGCTCGTCCTCGCCTTCGCGCAGGTGCAGGATGATGTCGGTGCCGCGGCTGGTCTTTTCGATCGGCTCCAGGGTGTAGTCGCCCTCGCCGGTCGACTCCCAGCGCACCGCCTCGGAAGGCTGGGCGCCTGCGCGGCGGGTCTCGACGGTGACGCGGTCGGCGACGATGAAGGCCGAGTAGAAGCCCACGCCGAACTGGCCGATCAGGGCGGCGTCGGCCTGCTGGTCGCCCGACAGCTTGCTGAAGAATTCCTTGGTGCCCGACTTGGCGATGGTGCCCAGGTGCGAGATCACCTCGTCGCGGCTCATGCCGATGCCGTTGTCCGAGATGGTGACGGTCTTCGCGTCCTTGTCGAACTGGACCCGGATCTTCAGTTCGTGGTCGTTGCCGTACAGGGCATCGTTGTTGATCGCCTCGAAGCGCAGCTTGTCGGCGGCGTCGGACGCGTTCGAGATCAGTTCGCGCAGGAAGATCTCCTTGTTGGAATACAAGGAGTGGATCATCAGTTGCAGCAGTTGTTTCACTTCCGCCTGGAAGCCAAGGGTTTCTTTTTCGGCAACAGCCATCTTATGTCCTCGTTAAGTGCAAGGGTTAAACAGACCGGGCCGATATCGGGATGGCGGCAGGGATTTCAAGAGCTTTTTTTGCAGAAAGTCATCTTTTTCTCGACTTCGCACGACAGTCGTCATACCGTAACGACAATCCCGGAATATTTTCGCGCGCCGATGTCGAAAGCCGGATGCGCCGTTCGTCGTCATGACAGCAGCACCAAAACAACCGGACAAGGAGATCATCATGCAGGACCAGGTACGCGCCATCCCCGAAGGCTTCCACACCGTCACGCCCCACCTCGTGTGCGCGGGCGCAAGCGAGGCCATCGAGTTCTACAAAAAGGCCTTCGGCGCCGTCGAGACCGGCCGCATGCCCGGCCCCGGCGGCAAGATCATGCACGCCCAGCTGCGCATCGGCGACTCGCCGGTCATGCTGGCGGACGACTTTCCCGAGTTCGGCTGCAACGGCCCGCAGGCCCTGAAAGGCACGCCGGTCTTCATCCACCTGTACGTGGACGATGCCGACGCCGTGTTCGCGCAGGCGGTCGCGGCCGGCGCGAAGACGGTGATGCCGCTGGCCGACATGTTCTGGGGCGACCGCTACGGCCAGCTCGACGACCCGTTCGGCCACCGCTGGTCGATCGCCACCCACAAGCGCGACATGACGCCGCAGCAGATGCAGGAAGAGATGCAGAAATCGATGCAGCAGCGTTCCGCGGGAGGCCAGCCATGAAATTCATGGTCATCGTGAAGGCGACCGAAGCCAGCGAAGCGGGCGCCATGCCGACCCGGCAGCAGCTTGCCGAGATGGGCCAGTTCAACGAGGAGCTGGTCAAGGCCGGCGTGCTGCTGGCCGGCGAAGGCCTGCATCCGAGCAGCCGGGGGGCGCGCATCGTCTTCGACGGCGACAAGCGCAGCGTGGTCGACGGCCCCTTTGCCGAGACCAAGGAGCTGATCGCCGGCTTCTGGCTGATCGAGGTCAGCTCGAAGCAGGAAGCGATCGAGTGGATGCGGCGCTGCCCGAACCCGTATGGCGAGGGTCGCGGCGACATCGAAATCCGCCAGCTGTTCGAGGCCGAGGATTTCGGCGCCGAGCTGACGCCCGAGCTGCGCGAGCAGGAAGAGCGGCGGCGCGGCCAGGTCGCGGCGCGCTGAGGAGAAGACGATGCAATTCATGGTCATGCGACGCAGCGACGAGGCAACCGAGGCGGGGCGGCTGCCCGCCACTGCCGTGTTCGAGGATATGGACCGCTACCACGCCCGGCTCGATGAAGCCGGCGGGGTCGGCCTGGCGCTGGGCCTGCACCCGAGCAGCCGGGCGGTGCGCCTGAAACTGTGGCCGGGCGGGGAAAGCATCACCGACGGCCCGTTTGCCGAAGCCAAGGAGCTGATCGCCGGCTTCACGGTGTTCGAAGCGGCATCGAAGGACGAGGCGATCGCGCTGCTGCAACGCTGGCCGGCCAGCGACGCCGAGGCCACCGGCGAAGCCGTGCTCGAGCTGCGCGAAACCGGCTGCCCGGGCGGCTGCGCCCAGGTAGCTCCGGCGGCCGCCGGCGAAGACCGCCGCTACGTGATCCTGCTGCGCGCCGACGCCGGGACCGAGGCCGACCGCATCCCGCCGCAGGCCATGCTGGACGCGCTGAACGCCTTCAATGCCGCGCAGGCGGCGCAAGGCAGGCTGCTGGCCGGCGACGGTCTCAAGGCAAGCAGCCGCGGCGCCCGCATTCACCTGAAGGGCGGCCAGGCCAGCGTGATCGACGGCCCCTTCGCCGAAGCCAAGGAACTGATCGCCGGCTTCTGGATGATCCGCGCGGCCTCGATGTCCGACGCGGTCGCATGGGCGCGCACCCTGCCCTATCCGACCGGGCCGTATGTCGAGGTCGAGATCCGCGAAGCGATGACGATGGACGATTTGGCGCCGGCATGATGACAGGCGCAGCAGCGGGCGGCGACATCGGCCGGACCGTCGAGGCGGTCTGGCGCATGGAAGCGGCGCGCATCGTCGGCTTTCTCACCCGCATGCTGCGCGACGTCGGCCTGGCCGAGGAACTGGCGCAGGACGCCATGCTGCAGGCGCTGGAATCCTGGCCGGCCGGCGGCGTACCGGACCGCCCCGGCGCCTGGCTGATGCAGGTGGCGAAGCACCGCGCCCTCGACCACCTGCGGCACGCCGCAATGCGCGCCGGCAAGG
This window of the Massilia sp. WG5 genome carries:
- the kynB gene encoding arylformamidase, with product MHAPTLWDISPTISAGIPVWPGDTPFASSPTWEIRDGCPVHVSRMSMTTHLGTHTDAPSHYDPAGRAIDAVDLAPYLGPCRVIHCIGARTVRPQDIEAGLENTPPRVLLRTYASAPQQAWDPAFPAIAPETIALLASKGVVLVGTDAASLDPQDSKTLDAHHAVRRHGLAILEGVVLDAVPPGDYELIALPLKLAGMDASPVRAILRALPKETV
- the kynU gene encoding kynureninase encodes the protein MSTTVNISSRADCALLDARDPLALLRDRFELPEGVIYLDGNSLGARPRAALARVHEVVALEWGQDLIKSWNSAGWFEMPKRLGDRLAPIIGAEAGEVAVTDTTSLNLFKALAAALEIQRQRAPEKKLIVTERSNFPTDIYMADGLARWLERGYAIRLVDSVDELPAAVDASCAVLMLTHVNYRTGWQHDMALLSRHAHEAGALAVWDLAHSAGAVPLDLHGAGADFAVGCTYKYLNGGPGAPAFIWVPKRHQAAFSHPLTGWWSHAAPFAMSHGFTPADGIGRALCGTQPVTSLAMVECGLEIFEETDMAAIRTKSLALTDLFIALVEARCASHPLGLVTPREHARRGSQVSVTHPQGYAVMQALIERGVIGDYREPEIMRFGFTPLYTTYCDVWDAVEILRDILDRGSYDASAARSAVT
- the kynA gene encoding tryptophan 2,3-dioxygenase — translated: MSEETKAQATGAEWHGAKMDFSKSMSYGDYLGLDQILTAQHPLSPNHNEMLFIIQHQTSELWIKLMLHELQAVRVQIRQDELPPAFKMLARVARIMDQLVHAWDVLATMTPPEYTAIRPYLGASSGFQSFQYRELEFILGNKNANMLAVHQVSPGHHALLERELHAPSIYDEAVRLLARSGLPVSQARLDADPTRPTVHDDSVLAAWLEVYRDPEHHWALYELAEKLVDLETAFRTWRFRHVSTVERIIGFKTGTGGTAGVSYLRKMLDVVLFPELFALRTAL
- a CDS encoding alpha/beta hydrolase produces the protein MRCDILIVSGLWNSGPQHWQTHWERKYSKWERVAHRDWQAPSRDEWVAELDAAIAACDGRPILVAHSLGCMLVAQWAQSGSPLNVAGAFLVAPSDVEAPSYPVPANGFAPIPMNRLPFPSVVVASTNDAYAAIERSRAFAQAWGSRLVEIGDAGHINADTGYGPWPEGERMLEEFCSNLHP
- a CDS encoding acyltransferase — translated: MRTLAACAVVMAHFRYFRIFDDAQIARTADLGREAVIAFFVLSGFVIAYSAEQRNRTLGDYASARCARLYSVVLPVLLLAFGLAALAIRLGVHVNGAYQLGKPWLYIPFHLLFLGELWGFVEAPPWLLPYWSLNYEAWYYILFGAMHYLKGRRRLLGLAVFAAMGPKLWLLLPLWLSGVWLYRWQKTHVIGRSAARAGWALSLVLLGLWAWYDPAPGLRLVAQAAWPFSGIRMGSADRVLADYAVGLLVLMNFACARHAGFGLLARAARPVRFLSAHTFTLYLSHSLVICAWQALVVFRRGDPAVLAGLALAILAVAGALQPLTDLLYKRLRG
- the htpG gene encoding molecular chaperone HtpG — its product is MAVAEKETLGFQAEVKQLLQLMIHSLYSNKEIFLRELISNASDAADKLRFEAINNDALYGNDHELKIRVQFDKDAKTVTISDNGIGMSRDEVISHLGTIAKSGTKEFFSKLSGDQQADAALIGQFGVGFYSAFIVADRVTVETRRAGAQPSEAVRWESTGEGDYTLEPIEKTSRGTDIILHLREGEDELLSSWKLKSIIRKYSDHISLPIVMKKEEWDEEKKETVVKDEFETVNQASALWARSKSDITPEQYEEFYKHVSHDFQAPLAYTHNRVEGRSEYTQLLYVPGHAPFDLWDRNKRGGIKLYVKRVFIMDDAEQLMPVYLRFVKGVIDSNDLPLNVSREILQESRDVRVIREGSTKRVLGMLEEMANSEEQEGKDKYATFWKEFGQVLKEGIGEDATNKDRIAKLLRFASTSADSSEQTVSFADYVSRMKEGQEKIYYVTADSYTAAKNSPHLEIFRKKGVEVLLLTDRVDEWMLSFLNDFDGKELVSVAKGGLDLGKLEDEAEKKEHEETETQYKDLVEKMKGALADKAKDVRVTFRLTDSPACLVADEHELSANLVRMLKAAGQDAPESKPILEINPNHPLVTRLKYEDGASPRFADWAHILFDQAMLAEGGSLTDPAAFVKRLNEMLLGGAK
- a CDS encoding VOC family protein, with the translated sequence MQDQVRAIPEGFHTVTPHLVCAGASEAIEFYKKAFGAVETGRMPGPGGKIMHAQLRIGDSPVMLADDFPEFGCNGPQALKGTPVFIHLYVDDADAVFAQAVAAGAKTVMPLADMFWGDRYGQLDDPFGHRWSIATHKRDMTPQQMQEEMQKSMQQRSAGGQP
- a CDS encoding YciI family protein gives rise to the protein MKFMVIVKATEASEAGAMPTRQQLAEMGQFNEELVKAGVLLAGEGLHPSSRGARIVFDGDKRSVVDGPFAETKELIAGFWLIEVSSKQEAIEWMRRCPNPYGEGRGDIEIRQLFEAEDFGAELTPELREQEERRRGQVAAR
- a CDS encoding YciI family protein encodes the protein MQFMVMRRSDEATEAGRLPATAVFEDMDRYHARLDEAGGVGLALGLHPSSRAVRLKLWPGGESITDGPFAEAKELIAGFTVFEAASKDEAIALLQRWPASDAEATGEAVLELRETGCPGGCAQVAPAAAGEDRRYVILLRADAGTEADRIPPQAMLDALNAFNAAQAAQGRLLAGDGLKASSRGARIHLKGGQASVIDGPFAEAKELIAGFWMIRAASMSDAVAWARTLPYPTGPYVEVEIREAMTMDDLAPA